Proteins encoded by one window of Agarivorans sp. Alg241-V36:
- a CDS encoding transporter substrate-binding domain-containing protein — MKKTLIAMIGAVALSTTAVEAKDWEVVRLAVDVPYEPFEYKAPDGSLTGFEIDLGNAVCEEMKVKCEWVIQAWDGIIPGLLARKYDAIFSSMSINEDRAKKVLFSEPYYNTPTGFFGPKASEVDPANPDTLKGLRVGVQRGTIQDTYATDNYSKVADIKRYTTGDDLVVDLHGGRLDVVVIDFPVGVSTILEVDKGSDFKVLGDNVQLGEGVGVAARKRDGELIEMFNKALATVKSNGTYDKINDKYFDYSIKK; from the coding sequence ATGAAAAAAACATTAATCGCGATGATTGGTGCAGTTGCACTAAGTACTACAGCTGTTGAAGCAAAAGACTGGGAAGTAGTTCGTTTAGCCGTAGACGTACCGTACGAACCATTTGAGTACAAAGCACCTGATGGTTCACTAACTGGTTTCGAAATTGACCTAGGTAACGCGGTTTGTGAAGAAATGAAGGTTAAATGTGAGTGGGTAATTCAAGCATGGGATGGCATCATTCCTGGCCTACTAGCACGTAAGTACGATGCAATTTTCTCTTCAATGTCTATTAACGAAGACCGTGCTAAAAAGGTATTGTTCTCAGAACCTTACTACAATACTCCTACCGGTTTCTTTGGCCCTAAAGCCAGCGAAGTTGACCCAGCAAACCCAGATACACTAAAAGGTCTACGTGTTGGTGTTCAGCGCGGTACTATTCAAGATACCTACGCAACTGACAACTACTCTAAAGTGGCTGACATTAAACGTTACACAACCGGTGATGACTTAGTTGTTGACCTTCACGGTGGCCGTTTAGACGTAGTAGTTATCGATTTCCCAGTAGGTGTTAGCACTATCTTAGAAGTTGATAAAGGTTCAGACTTTAAAGTTCTAGGTGACAACGTACAACTTGGTGAAGGTGTTGGTGTTGCTGCTCGTAAGCGTGATGGCGAACTGATTGAAATGTTCAACAAAGCTTTAGCGACTGTTAAATCTAACGGTACTTACGACAAAATTAACGACAAATACTTCGATTACAGTATTAAAAAGTAA
- a CDS encoding ABC transporter ATP-binding protein encodes MSDVAALEASNIHKVFGDNEVLKGIDLTANKGDVISIIGSSGSGKSTFLRCMNLLEIPTQGDIALHSEKIGFKHLRNGERLPSDNKQVERIRSKLSMVFQGFNLWSHMTVLENIIEAPVHVLGIPKKEAIEQAEGLLERVGLHDRKDYYPAHMSGGQQQRAAIARALAMNPEVMLFDEPTSALDPELVGEVLKVMRSLAEEGRTMLVVTHEMAFARDVSNQVLFLHQGIVEERGSPQKVFENPDSERMKQFLAPKY; translated from the coding sequence ATGAGTGATGTGGCTGCACTAGAAGCATCAAATATCCACAAAGTGTTTGGCGATAACGAAGTACTTAAGGGTATTGACCTTACCGCTAACAAAGGCGATGTGATTTCCATCATTGGTTCTTCTGGCTCTGGCAAAAGCACCTTCTTACGCTGCATGAATTTACTTGAGATCCCCACTCAAGGTGACATTGCACTGCACAGTGAAAAGATTGGCTTCAAGCACTTACGCAATGGTGAACGTTTACCTTCCGACAATAAACAAGTTGAACGCATTCGCTCTAAACTCTCGATGGTGTTTCAAGGCTTTAACCTTTGGTCTCACATGACCGTATTAGAAAACATCATTGAAGCGCCGGTTCATGTATTGGGCATTCCAAAGAAAGAAGCTATTGAGCAAGCTGAAGGCTTGTTAGAGCGGGTAGGTTTGCACGACCGTAAAGATTATTACCCTGCTCACATGTCGGGTGGACAACAGCAGCGTGCAGCAATCGCTCGCGCCTTAGCCATGAACCCCGAAGTAATGCTATTTGATGAGCCAACCTCGGCGCTTGACCCTGAATTGGTGGGTGAAGTGCTTAAAGTGATGCGTAGTTTGGCAGAAGAGGGGCGCACGATGTTGGTTGTGACCCACGAAATGGCTTTTGCGCGTGACGTATCCAACCAGGTGTTATTCCTACATCAAGGCATAGTGGAAGAACGAGGTTCGCCACAAAAAGTATTCGAAAATCCAGATTCTGAGCGCATGAAGCAATTTCTAGCCCCAAAATACTAA
- a CDS encoding DUF3360 family protein — MSSNNHQSQDEELSYSEAHRPASEFETRSDYLDHELKIMKPRRWGLNLPGRDFRFEWEDLVPAIAGTIGIIAMYSAVMMAWADGLTERWDHINLGTEFAIEVARVEMLIPALLFCVLASGIFNPRANLAGNHGPMIPLIGAIALAGAHPLALAILLGVFGLLLSFFKGGSKLVNLTSEGVAGGLLVFLGFGGTMSMIGDIQSWSKGLESVDAGIAAGEMGYVGLVVLAATIVLYAFLAKIGKRWLAIPACAVMGLAIALAFGAGFDLTFKTEMGLPNLNPVYWWGSTEQGWQLGLPNAEHFIASLPFAILAVAMWSPDFLGHRIFQELNYPRGTDKVLMDVDDTMTTCSVRQIVGTAVGGGNITSSWGTYMIPAAIAKRPIPGGAILLGSLCIIIAILGFPMDVAVWPPVMKIALLVGVFLPLLEAGMQMIKDTKDSQSAGICIFAAAVTNPVLAWALTMLLDNNGLIGDKERPKKLSLVDRIVIPATVLLICFIAMMAVGMLEGKYGIPALL; from the coding sequence ATGTCTAGTAACAACCACCAGTCTCAAGACGAAGAACTGAGCTATTCAGAAGCGCACCGCCCGGCTTCTGAGTTTGAAACTCGTTCCGACTACTTAGACCACGAACTAAAAATCATGAAGCCTCGTCGCTGGGGCTTAAATTTGCCAGGTCGTGACTTCCGCTTCGAATGGGAAGATTTGGTGCCAGCCATTGCCGGTACTATTGGTATTATTGCGATGTACTCTGCGGTAATGATGGCCTGGGCTGATGGCTTAACCGAGCGTTGGGACCACATCAACCTAGGTACTGAGTTTGCGATTGAAGTAGCGCGTGTAGAAATGCTTATCCCTGCGTTACTGTTCTGTGTATTGGCATCGGGAATATTCAATCCACGGGCTAACCTTGCGGGTAACCACGGCCCAATGATTCCATTGATTGGCGCAATCGCTTTAGCGGGTGCCCACCCACTTGCCCTAGCAATTTTGTTAGGTGTATTTGGTTTACTGCTTAGCTTCTTTAAAGGTGGTTCTAAACTGGTGAACTTAACCAGTGAAGGTGTTGCTGGCGGCTTACTGGTATTCCTTGGCTTTGGCGGCACGATGTCGATGATCGGTGACATCCAGTCTTGGTCTAAGGGGCTAGAATCAGTTGACGCAGGTATTGCTGCAGGTGAGATGGGTTACGTTGGCTTAGTAGTATTAGCCGCTACCATCGTACTTTACGCATTCTTGGCAAAAATTGGTAAACGTTGGTTAGCGATTCCAGCTTGTGCGGTTATGGGCCTTGCAATTGCTTTAGCCTTTGGCGCTGGTTTTGACCTTACCTTTAAGACCGAAATGGGCTTACCTAACTTAAACCCAGTTTACTGGTGGGGTTCTACTGAACAAGGTTGGCAGCTAGGTTTACCTAACGCAGAACACTTTATTGCTTCGTTACCATTTGCAATTTTAGCGGTAGCAATGTGGTCACCAGACTTCCTTGGCCACCGTATTTTCCAAGAACTAAACTACCCACGCGGTACTGACAAAGTATTAATGGATGTTGATGACACCATGACAACCTGTTCAGTTCGTCAAATCGTAGGTACTGCTGTAGGTGGTGGTAACATCACATCTAGCTGGGGTACTTACATGATCCCTGCTGCTATTGCTAAACGCCCTATTCCTGGCGGCGCAATTTTGCTTGGTTCATTATGTATCATCATTGCAATACTTGGCTTCCCAATGGATGTTGCAGTATGGCCTCCAGTAATGAAGATTGCTTTATTAGTAGGCGTGTTCTTACCGCTACTAGAAGCAGGCATGCAAATGATTAAAGACACCAAAGATTCACAATCTGCTGGTATCTGTATCTTTGCAGCAGCAGTAACTAACCCGGTATTGGCTTGGGCTCTAACTATGTTGCTTGATAACAATGGTCTAATCGGCGATAAAGAACGTC